From Pseudodesulfovibrio nedwellii:
GTTATTGCAATTATGGGACTGCGTTCTTGCAGCATCTGTGGCCCGGTACGACTCGACGGGATAGTATTGTCTGCACTTCCAGAGCCGGGAAAAAGGTGGTGGAGCAATATTTTGATTGGTTGAGAAATGGTTTTGGTTTGACCGAGATCAGTTATCCTGCACCTTTGCTCACTCGTATTCCCCTGGCAGTTGATACTTCGATTTTGACGCCGGGACACAAAAGGGAAAATGGACCGGTCAGGCTGTTGGTTTTTGGTCGCATTTCTCACCATTCAAAAATGGACGTGGTTCCGCTTATTCGTGCTGTGCATCGGTTGGTACAGGATGGCATGGACCCTGCCGGTGTGGAGATCGTGCTGGCTGGCTGGGCGGACGAAGATGATAATGTCCGTACCACTTTGACCAATCTGGCTGCCAATGCCGGGATTGCTCTCCATATTCATTTGCGGCCTGATGAGAAGCAGAAGCTGGAGCTTTTCCGTTCTGCGGATATATTTGTTTCCATCGCTGATAATCCCCAAGAGACATTTGGTATTACTTTGGTGGAAGCCGGAGCGTTTGGCCTGCCAGTCGTGGCTTCTGATTATGACGGATATAAAGATATCGTGGAACACGGGAAGACAGGCTTGCTTGTCAGGACTACTGGTTCAGACAGTACCCCGGATGTGGATCTTGAAGCTCCGCTGACTTTTGACAGTGACTATCATCTGCGTCTTTCCCAGCGAACAGCGGTTGATATCCCTCTATTGGCCGACGCCCTGAAACGACTCATTGAGTCCTCGGATTTGAGACAATCCATGGGTGTGGCCGGGCGTAAGCGTGTTGAAGAAATGTTTTCATGGCCCACGGTTATTAAGCAATATGTTGAATTGTGGGATTCTTTGTGGAGCGAGCCGGTTGATGCTGACTCACTTCGGGAGAGAACACATCCGTTGGCCCCGGAATTTGGTCGTATATTCGGGCATTATACCAGTGATGTCCTGCGTGATGAGACCATGCTCAAAACAGGGCGCACAGGTGAAGCTTTCTATCGCGGTCGGGATTTCCCTAACCTCTATGCCGGGCTTGATATGGCCATTGATATGGAGATTGTTAAAAAACTCGCCTTTTTCGGAAGGAAGCCGGTTGACACCCACACCTTGATACGCAAGGCTTCCGAAGTCGCACCGACCATGGATGATACTCAGATTAAAAATCATATCCTGTGGGCGCTCAAACAGGATATCTTGGAACATACAGATAAATAACCTTTCTCCATAAGTCTTATAGTCCGGGGTCGATAGAAGGCCCCCTTCGAGCGGCTTCATACGATTTTGGAAAAGAGAAAGGATTGGTTGTCTGAGAGAAGAGGGAGCGGAACACCCTTTTCACAGGGTTTTCTTCCCCTTCTTCTCTCAGTCACCGGAGGCAACTTTTATGAAAGCACTCAGAGCTGTGCGGATGGAGCGATGTATCGGCTGCCATTCGTGTTCGTTGGCCTGTTCAAGACAGGTCCACAAATTTCTTTCCTGGAATAAGTCTGGCATTCGTATTTCGTCGTCGGGCGGTCTATCCACCGGCTTCGAAGCTCGGGTTTGTCTGGCCTGTAACCCGGCTCCATGCGCCGAAGCGTGTCCAACTGGTTCGCTTTCACAGCGCAGGGATGGTGGTGTTATTCAGAACAAGAAGTTGTGCATACGTTGTGGCGAATGTGCCAAGGCCTGTCCTGTGGACGCTATTTTTCTTGATCATGAAGTAAATCCGTATGTATGTATCCATTGCGGTCAATGCGTGCAGTTTTGTCCGCATGACTGCCTTGAAATGGTAGAACTGCCCAAGCAGGAACAGGAAGAAGGAGGGGGCGATGATTAGAGACTTCTTCCGTGTCATGATGGTCAATTTGACCACAGGCAAGACCAATATTATCGAGCGTCCCGGACGGAACGAATATCTGGGTGGTACCGGTCTGGCGGCAAAGCTGTTTGAAGAATTCGGTCACGTGGATCGCCATTGGGACGACCCGGAGCAGCCCGTGATTTTCGCTATTGGGCCGCTGACGGGGTATTTCCCGCTCATGAGTAAGACCTGTTGCGCGTTTCGCTCGCCGTATCATAATGAGTATACCGAAAGTTATGCAGGCGGAAAATCCGCGTTGTCTCTTCGGTTTGCCGACCTTGATGCATTGGTTATCACCGGCAAAGCACCGCGACTGACTGCTTTGTGTGTCGGTTCTCGTCGCGTGGAAACTCGTGATGTAGAGTATATGCGTGGATTTGATGCCATTGCCACGGGGCGCGTGCTCAGAAAGATATTCCCCGGCTCAGGGCGTCGATCCATCATGCGCATCGGCCCTGCGGGTGAAAATTTGTCGGCGTACGCCTGTATTAACGTGGACACCTATCGCCATTTCGGACGCATGGGTGGTGGCACGGCTATGGGCGTGAAAAACCTGAAAGCCATCTGTATCCTTGGTGACCGAGGATTCGCATTGCCCGAAGGCAAACAGTATCCCAAGTTGTACAAACACATTTATAAACAGCTCACCACCACTGAAATGATGGCCAAATACCACGGTCTTGGTACGGCGGTGAATGTCAAACCGCTTAGTGAGTTGAAAAGTCTGCCATGGAAAAACTTGCAACAGACTTCCAGTCCGAAAGCCGAGAATATCTCTGGTGAGACCTTTGCTGACGATACGCTGCTGAGAAATGCAGCCTGTGCTGGTTGTCCGGTCGGCTGCATCCATGTGGGTTTTGTTCGCGAACAGTTTCAGACCAACAATCAGTATCTCTACCGGCAGGTAGGGTATGACTTCGAGCCGATTTTTGCTTGTGGGGCGATGATCGAGGTGACAGAGGCCAGTGACGTCCTGCGCATTTTGGATGTCATTGAAAAGGAAGGGCTGGACTGTATGTCCGCAGGCGTGGCTCTGGCCTGGGCCACTGAAGCTCTGGAAAAGGGTGTCATCAGCGAGAAGGAAACGGTTGTAAAGTTGAACTGGGGCGATGCTGAGACTTACATGGCCGCCGTGGAGTTGTTAGGTCGGCCACCGAATGAATTTTATCGTCTTCTCGCATCTGGGACCATGAAATGCGCCAAGGTGTATGGTGGTGAGGACTTCGCATGCGTGTTGGGTCAGGAAATGGCAGGGTACGCCACAGGCGAAGTATTCTTTGTCTCCGAGGCCTTGGGGTTCCGTCATGCCCATTTGGACTCTGGTGGCTACTCTTGGGACCAGAAACACGAAGAGCAGGATGTAACCGCCGCGCTTGATTTCCTTGTGGACGATGCTCGTGATCGTATCGTGCTCAACTGCATGGTCGGCTGTCTGTTTTCACGCGGCGTGTACAATGATGACCTTTTGGCCGAAGCTATGGAATCTGTCGGTTATGGCGAACTTCATGGAAGTGTCTCAGAAATAGGTGATCGAGTGCAACGTTTGCGCTGGCGTCTCAGACTTCAAATGGGCTACCGCCCGGACAAGGTTAAAATTCCTAAACGATATAAAGAGATTACCACCTGGAAGGGCCCTCTGGATACGGATTATCTTGAAGCTTTACGCTCCGGTTATGCCGCCAGAATCCTCGAAATGGGTGCTCCTTTGAAAGATAAAGAGTAAAAAAAACGGCTCATACTGAAAAAAGAGGTTGCCAATCGGCCCTCATTTCGGTAAATCCCATTTCTCGACAGCGTGCTCGGGTAGCTCAGTCGGTAGAGCAGGGGACTGAAAATCCCCGTGTCGGCAGTTCAATTCTGTCCCCGAGCACCACGCGATATCAAAGGCTTTCATCTTAATTGGTGAAGGCCTTTTTTCTTTGTCCGGTAAACATACGGTAAACTCTTGTCCTTTTTCCTTCCTATCTTCTAAACCAGTTCCACGGCAACCAGCTTTTGAGCATTTCCTTGATTGCCTTTCGTTGGTCATGCCGAATGATACCTAACGCCAGTTCGGCAACTTCGGCAAGCTCCTTCCGTCCTTCTTCCTTGAGTCTCTGCTTTTCTTCCGCAGGCATTGCTTCTCGATAAATTCTTTTCTCTTCACTGCTTTTGAATGTAGACCAGTCATTGCCAGTGTCATTACTCAGCTCCAGCCACCCTCTATCAACAATTAATCTTGTATCGTCGTATTTATCGGGTTCGTAATATCGCCCGAAGAAACGCATAATCTCTTCGGAGTCATGAGACTGTTTCCACAACTCCAGCCCGGACAGTTTCGCTAGGGTTTTATCAGGCACACCATCAAGAGTCTTGTCCGAAATCATAACAAGGTATAGCCGTAAATCCTCATTGACGCGAAATCCAATTGAAGCACATCCGCATCGCCTATAGTTCTCATCGCTAGGGGGAGTTCTATATACGTTTAGTGACGGCATTTCTTTGATCAACTTCTTTAAATCGTCTCGACGGTGAATACTGTCATGGATATACTTACGAGTTTCTTTCTCTTGTTCTTCTTTAGTCCGAGGCATTGTTTCACCTTTACCTTAAGTTGCCCGATCTAGTCGTTCTGCAAGTCTCTTCACACTGGCGGCATACCATCGCCCACCCCGTGCGGTCTTAATCCTTTTGGCGTTCATTTCTTTTGCTATTCCCGCAAAGCTTGTTGTTCCATCTTCCAGAATCTCTTTAAGAGTGCCGCGTAGTTTTTCAGCTCTGTCGTTAGCATTTGCCTTTATCGCAGCAACTCCAAGATCATTGCCGTACTTCCTCAGGTGCTTGGCCCCATTAGGGCAACCGAGCTTCACTCCTCTGGCCTTTGCCGCCTTGAGTGCCGCCTTGGTCCTCTCACTAATCATTTTGCGCTCATGCTGAGCCATCACAGCCATTATCCCAATAGTCAGCTGGTTTGCCTCAGGCATATCCGCACAAACAAACTCCACCTCGCTCTTCTGGAGTCCAAGCAGGAAGTGTGCATCACGCGAAAGACGATCCAATTTGGCAATAACCAATGTCGCTCCAGTCAGCTTGCACCGCTCCATGGCTTTAGCAAGTTCTGGACGGTCATTTTTTTTGCTTGACTCAATCTCAACGAATTCATCCAGCAATTCCCCGTAGCCACCGTTCAGGAAGCCTCCTACAGTTTCTCGCTGGGCTTCGATGCCAAGGCCACTTTGCGCCTGCTTCTGGGTCGATACTCTGAGGTAAGATACGAATGTATTTCTCATGACAGCTGTCCTACGGGTACTTTTATCAAATTCACTTACGTCCATTAGGGAATTTGATAAGGTATACGATTCAGGAAGTCAAGGGATTGGAATAGAGCCAATAATAGCGCAAAAATCCGCTTGTTATGAACAAAAAGTTTCGAGATTTCTTTCTTTTTTCAATCTTTAAGAGGTTTTATAGTTGGAACTAGGGGGTATCTCTTTGTTGTCAGAATTAGCATATGCTTGGGTTATTTTTAGGGGTGTTCAAAAATTTGCCAGCCCCCTGCCTTGCTTGAATATTGTTCAATTTTGACAGGAGGGGGTCGCACGTTCGAGTAATGATTGTTTTTTCGTTTGTTTCGAGATTTCAATTCAAAATTGACAAAGCTAGGATCCAACCCAATGCAAGCTGGGCAGTCAACGAGCGGAGCGAGTCTGCACAACTTGCCCGCTGCCCGCGTAGGGCGCAAAGCGAGCAGAGCGAGCAATGCTATCTGTTGTTGAAAACTCCGAGTCGTTATGAGGAATTGTTTTTTACTTCTTAAAACAGACAAAAAAACGGTGGGTGGTCTTTTTCGTATTTCCCAAACAGAACATCCCAGTAAAGCCCCAGTATTAACCAAAGAGTTTTGAGCGGAGCGAAGAACGATATAATCAATATCATAGACACTAAAAAGTGTATTTCTTTATGAAATGTTGCAAATTTCTTTTATTGTCCGGTAATAGCAGAAAGAAAAAAAATACTGAATACACACAAAGTATAAATTATGCTGAAAAATGAAACGTTGTGTGTATGAGATGAAATTTTTTGCGTATATTTATACACACAAAGCCAAACCTTGTTTCAATAACCCTACACGTATATCTTCTCGGAGAGCCATCCTATTGAGTCTTGGATAACAGCTATATGTATTATTCATACCATATCGCCAGTTCCCGATGACGTACAAAGCTTGTTGTCGTCCCTTCGTATTCAATTTGATCAGAACCCCAGCGTCTGTCAGCTTCTTGAAATACTTACTGGCTGCGCTTCGTTTAAATCCTGTATTTATCTCAATTGCTTTAAAATCTGCTCGGACGACAACATCGCCATATGTTCCATCATCGTATTTTTCACTTCTGTATGGATTGCCACCAGCATCCGAAATTGAAAAGTTTCCGTCATGATCATTCCACCGAATAACGTGTCGTCGTAAGTTGTGATAAAATCGTTCAAAGCCTTCTTTCACCCTTATTTGTTTGTCGTTGAAAGGCCATGAACCTCTTGGCGGCTTTTCTGTTTGGTATCTGGCGATTTCTTGTTTTTGTACTTTCTCATATATTTTTTTAATTTTCCGATAGTGTTGGGCATCAAGGGGGGCCGGACTCCCATCTAAATTTGTGCCCCGCACTTCATAAATACAATCTTTGACTATGCTTGTGAGTTTACGTTCAAAGGCTTCAAATGTTTCGTCGACATTATCTATACGGGACATGTGGCATATTCTCCTTATAATATTAGCTGATAAAATTTCGTAAAATTTGCGTATCTGATGTATTTGCAAAAGGGGAATGTGTCAACTATCTATCTAAAATATTTGTACTTTGCGTCGATTGATGGGGAATAAGCGCAACTAATACTGTCAGGATTACCCGACTGAATTTTACCGTTGCTGGGATTGACACATGTCATGCAGCCTGATCGCCGGAAGGACTTCGGAGGTGATCCACTTTTTGAAAGTCTTGGCTTCGGGTTTGCGGGAACGGAGAATCAGACTGTAAAGGCCGGATTCGTTGATAGTTGTAAGGTGACGTATCTGACCTTCATACTGTGAAGGACAGGTTGATTTCTCATCCGAGTCCAAGCCAGACAAAGTACGGGATGGATTCACAATCCCCAAAGCATCACACACATCCTTGGCAACAAACCACGGATCGCCGTTGTCGTCGGTCAGGGTGCGGACGGGAGGATGATAGAGAGTAGAC
This genomic window contains:
- a CDS encoding aldehyde ferredoxin oxidoreductase N-terminal domain-containing protein, which gives rise to MIRDFFRVMMVNLTTGKTNIIERPGRNEYLGGTGLAAKLFEEFGHVDRHWDDPEQPVIFAIGPLTGYFPLMSKTCCAFRSPYHNEYTESYAGGKSALSLRFADLDALVITGKAPRLTALCVGSRRVETRDVEYMRGFDAIATGRVLRKIFPGSGRRSIMRIGPAGENLSAYACINVDTYRHFGRMGGGTAMGVKNLKAICILGDRGFALPEGKQYPKLYKHIYKQLTTTEMMAKYHGLGTAVNVKPLSELKSLPWKNLQQTSSPKAENISGETFADDTLLRNAACAGCPVGCIHVGFVREQFQTNNQYLYRQVGYDFEPIFACGAMIEVTEASDVLRILDVIEKEGLDCMSAGVALAWATEALEKGVISEKETVVKLNWGDAETYMAAVELLGRPPNEFYRLLASGTMKCAKVYGGEDFACVLGQEMAGYATGEVFFVSEALGFRHAHLDSGGYSWDQKHEEQDVTAALDFLVDDARDRIVLNCMVGCLFSRGVYNDDLLAEAMESVGYGELHGSVSEIGDRVQRLRWRLRLQMGYRPDKVKIPKRYKEITTWKGPLDTDYLEALRSGYAARILEMGAPLKDKE
- a CDS encoding glycosyltransferase family 4 protein, whose amino-acid sequence is MAKKQRIWGTLDPFFEAGPVLGRMVANTTFLRALLDADPFDEYHFFLSGRKERDAVGKALREIVPALMEAGRVRLMLRHELAGMLTQAHYHCFHLSDCITSQPFMARMRNRYSEHIFPVTGPIHSLSYCNYGTAFLQHLWPGTTRRDSIVCTSRAGKKVVEQYFDWLRNGFGLTEISYPAPLLTRIPLAVDTSILTPGHKRENGPVRLLVFGRISHHSKMDVVPLIRAVHRLVQDGMDPAGVEIVLAGWADEDDNVRTTLTNLAANAGIALHIHLRPDEKQKLELFRSADIFVSIADNPQETFGITLVEAGAFGLPVVASDYDGYKDIVEHGKTGLLVRTTGSDSTPDVDLEAPLTFDSDYHLRLSQRTAVDIPLLADALKRLIESSDLRQSMGVAGRKRVEEMFSWPTVIKQYVELWDSLWSEPVDADSLRERTHPLAPEFGRIFGHYTSDVLRDETMLKTGRTGEAFYRGRDFPNLYAGLDMAIDMEIVKKLAFFGRKPVDTHTLIRKASEVAPTMDDTQIKNHILWALKQDILEHTDK
- a CDS encoding recombinase family protein, producing MRNTFVSYLRVSTQKQAQSGLGIEAQRETVGGFLNGGYGELLDEFVEIESSKKNDRPELAKAMERCKLTGATLVIAKLDRLSRDAHFLLGLQKSEVEFVCADMPEANQLTIGIMAVMAQHERKMISERTKAALKAAKARGVKLGCPNGAKHLRKYGNDLGVAAIKANANDRAEKLRGTLKEILEDGTTSFAGIAKEMNAKRIKTARGGRWYAASVKRLAERLDRAT
- a CDS encoding BRO-N domain-containing protein; the protein is MSTLYHPPVRTLTDDNGDPWFVAKDVCDALGIVNPSRTLSGLDSDEKSTCPSQYEGQIRHLTTINESGLYSLILRSRKPEAKTFKKWITSEVLPAIRLHDMCQSQQR
- a CDS encoding 4Fe-4S binding protein, coding for MKALRAVRMERCIGCHSCSLACSRQVHKFLSWNKSGIRISSSGGLSTGFEARVCLACNPAPCAEACPTGSLSQRRDGGVIQNKKLCIRCGECAKACPVDAIFLDHEVNPYVCIHCGQCVQFCPHDCLEMVELPKQEQEEGGGDD